The genomic window GACAGCACACCATTACAAGATTTATCAGAAAGCAATACCAATAGTGGTAAGTGATTTTgttatacatgtaattttatgaagtgtattaaataaaaatctaatgttaAATTCAGTCACTTTactaaattcattaaattagtACATATTAAATGCagttgcatataaaatatttaaatatagtggtaaaatataattaattttgatatcatacatgtatattctattaaataatgtaattgtatcATTATTggatatttattcatttaaaacatttatttacttttacatttaattttgctaACTTCAAATATAACAACTTTTAATATGCGCTAATCTCGTGTAATGCAAGACCGAATTCGTTATAatgaaaacatttatataaaataatatgaaaaaaaaaatattctgtactAGAGTCAAACATTTGGATTTATGAAGATGCTCCAGATCCACGAGACGGTGCAATTCCAGGATGTTCGTCGGACAATAACTCAACAACAACAGATCCCTTGTTACAAGAAGATTCGTCAAGCGAATCAAATACTGCGAATCAAAGTAAAGTTGATAGTTTTACAAAAGTTCCTACAAAAAGATGTAAAGTGAGATCTCATGAAGTTATCGCTCTGAGAGATGCTCCAGATCCACGAGACGGTGCAATTCCAGGATGTTCGTCGGACAATAACTCAACAACAGATCCCTTGTTACAAGAAGATTCGTCAAGCGAATCAAATACTGCGAATCAAAGTAAAGTTGATAGTTTTACAAAAGTTCCTACAAAAAGATGTAACGTGAGATCTCGTGAAGCTATCGCTCTGAGATATGcggataaattaaaagaaaattatgaagaagTTCAAAATAATACTATGGAAAAGAATCgatgttttattgaaaaattaatggaatCTGAAAAACAGTTAGAAAAAGAACTAATTAACAATATGCTCGAAAgtcaacaaaaaatgttaagagATACAACTAATCAATTATTAACtggtttacaaaatatttttgctccTCAGATTCCGTCTCAATTTTCCACAGTTTCAGTTCCTACAGTCCATTCAGCCGCGCAAAGTCCTTTTGTAATGTCTCCAATTCATTATTCCTCTCCATTTTCTAATCTTGAATCACAAACTTTTCGTTCTTCAAGCCCTTTTCCTAAGGTATTAGTAAATTTACGAAGTCCGGTTCCAGAGAAATTAACAACGGCGAGTACCGAAAAAACtgttagtataaaaaaatattcacaaactGAAAACGAAGAGCCTATTTCCGTACAATCATTAGTAAACGTAAAGTCGCAAAACTcgcagaatttaaaatttttgagtactcAGAATTCATTACCATTTACTCATGActctaatgaaaattaaaaattattttgttatcaaactttttataccagtttattagtattattaattaaagtattattaattaaagcaatacttaaattaataattgtattaaacagtacaattattaatttaagtattactttaattatttatttttaatgtgcaATTAAAGTAACACATTTGACATATGGGTATTTAAGTTAATtagttaaaaactaaaattacgttaaaaatttgaagactgcttaatattttaataattattaaaagcaatatttaacttttatttattacatttaagttACATTTAATGACATTCCGGTATAAATTGgtatttatataatctttttgttttgaaattacTCATgactaatcaaaattaaaaattattttatgttgtcaaactttttataccAATTTATTAATACCGTGAACAGtacaattattactttaattattcatttttattgtgCAATTAGAATAACACATTATGTATTTGACACTTGAGTATTTAAGTTAATtagttaaaaactaaaattacgttaaaaatttgaagactgaaaatttaacttttatttattacatttaagttaaatttataatgtcaTTCCGGCATAAACTGGTATTTATATAAcctttttgttttgaaattaattcattatttagttatatttttttgtgatattttatatcaaattttatttaccgtATTATGTGATTATTATAAGTTGCATTGTGTgattactataataaaaatgtgattatcgaaattagcatttttttaattactatctATAGGCAGAGATGATTTAATGACTTATATCCATATGGTGAGTCTAAATATCAATTACCATGATTATGaacaacattttaataattacaatttaataattacaatttaataattactttattatattatgtattgtacagtttgtgttataaaataaatgactatttattttataacatataaaataatagcgCAAAAAATGACTTGTGCACACTTGTTATTTTTATGACATACAGTTTATGTTACAAATGTTCTTCGGAGTTCAAAATTTTCAGCCAAATAAGTATTCAGAGTATCTCTTATCTTACTGGCATTAAAATTATCCAAGTTTCGAGTTCTTCTTAGTTCTGGTTGTTGAACTTCGGCTTGTTGAATTTCCCTTATTGCATGTTCCCAAGCAGATAAAAATGTGTCATTTCGTGTCTCGACTATGTTATGTAAAATGCAAACGGCTGATATTACATATGGTACGTAAGTATAGTGTACGTCAATTCGTTTAAGTACTCTTCGCCAGCGAGCTTTTAATCTTCCAAAAGCTATTTCAACACATACACGGGCAGAATTCAGATATACATTGAAGGATTCTTCCTCAGGAGTGAGGCGAGTACATTTAGTGCATCCTTTGATGAGCCATTCCAATAGCGGATAAGCAGGATCTCCTATTATAAGATAAGGCACTggcacatttaaaattatttttgtttcctaaaatataagttttaattttattaaacataattttatgaaattataatatcaacattagtataagaaataaaacatcTTTCACCAACTttgggaattaataaattgtgattcttgtataattttgaaGTCTGAAAAACCGCAGCGTCATGACATGATCCTGGTGAACcacaataaatattacgaaACCTGAAAAATAATAGCATCATTTTATGTTGCGTTCGAAAACATCACCCAAATGCCTCCacgtatcattttatccttgttcatcaa from Solenopsis invicta isolate M01_SB chromosome 2, UNIL_Sinv_3.0, whole genome shotgun sequence includes these protein-coding regions:
- the LOC113003780 gene encoding uncharacterized protein LOC113003780 isoform X1, which translates into the protein METVRKRESWETEETRYFLQLMRERQVMKSLDGKRFRADDIFKHLELPMNEKGYNKTAKQMQTRFRRLQYNKIRRQMGKSGSGNYMSSFMYAEEMSQLLEFRPIAIGDVVDSTPLQDLSESNTNSESNIWIYEDAPDPRDGAIPGCSSDNNSTTTDPLLQEDSSSESNTANQSKVDSFTKVPTKRCKVRSHEVIALRDAPDPRDGAIPGCSSDNNSTTDPLLQEDSSSESNTANQSKVDSFTKVPTKRCNVRSREAIALRYADKLKENYEEVQNNTMEKNRCFIEKLMESEKQLEKELINNMLESQQKMLRDTTNQLLTGLQNIFAPQIPSQFSTVSVPTVHSAAQSPFVMSPIHYSSPFSNLESQTFRSSSPFPKVLVNLRSPVPEKLTTASTEKTVSIKKYSQTENEEPISVQSLVNVKSQNSQNLKFLSTQNSLPFTHDSNEN
- the LOC105199749 gene encoding protein ALP1-like; this translates as MSSWITMPDNDECHKIAADFEKKTHIPQLIGAIDGTHIPILPPSDGYRDFINRKGWPSMILQAVVDNKYRFRNIYCGSPGSCHDAAVFQTSKLYKNHNLLIPKETKIILNVPVPYLIIGDPAYPLLEWLIKGCTKCTRLTPEEESFNVYLNSARVCVEIAFGRLKARWRRVLKRIDVHYTYVPYVISAVCILHNIVETRNDTFLSAWEHAIREIQQAEVQQPELRRTRNLDNFNASKIRDTLNTYLAENFELRRTFVT